The genome window CTTAGAGCCTGAAGATGCCATTAATATGGCATTAACTTCAGGCGATGATTATCAATTAATATTCTCAGTACCCGCTACTAATAAAGTTGGCATTGAAACCGCAATGGCTCATGCAAATGTTGAGTTTAACTGTATCGGCCAATTAAATACCTCAGAAGAAATTAGCCTTAACTACAAAAAGAAACCGTTTACGGTGAAAAAAGTAGGTTTTGAACATTTCTCAATGAATGCATAAAATACTTAACGCCAATCATCAGACGAGCATACCATGACCAAAAAAAGTGCCAGTGAATTATTTAATATAAAAAACCCAGTGCACTTTTTAGCCTTAGGCTTTGGCAGTGGTTTAAGCCCTAAAGCTCCAGGCACTATGGGCACACTGGCCGCTATACCTCTATACCTTTTATGTTCACAACTTTCATTAAACGCATTTATTGCAATAACAATCTTTATCTCAATTATCGGTATTTGGATATGTGACAAAGCATCAAAAGATGCAGGTGTACACGATCATGGCGCTATTGTATGGGATGAAATAGCAGGCTTTTTCATTACCATGATTGCTGTTCCTGCCACCTGGCAATCAATTATTGTCGGTTTTATATTCTTTCGTATTCTTGATATTGCCAAGCCTTGGCCTATATCCATTGCAGACAAAAAAGTAGGCGGTGGCTTCGGTATCATGCTTGACGACATTATCGCTGGTATTTTAGCCTGCGTACTCATGCACTCGGTTTTTTAAAAGCCAGAGTCGTACAGCGAACGCCGTAATTAGCCTATCCATTATTGTCTTGAAAGCACAACCTGCAACATCGTGACTATGTCGTTAGTTACTAACGCTCAATAATACTAAAGAAGATCTCGACTTTCGTCGTGAGGACGTTGTGAATTTTCCTGATAAAAAAAACGTCATCGCGCTCATGGGAGTAGGAGATAGAGTAACGCAGGGAGCGGCTATTGAGTAGTTATTGTTGAGCATGGTTGCCAGAGACCCTGTCAAAAAAAAGGCAATAAAAAACGGAAGACAAGCTTCCGTTTAAAATAAACTATTAGTCGTTCAGATCCCGTATCAAATACGGGACGCCAAGGCGATTGTCAGCTTAATGCTTTTCAGAAATACCTTCGTGAGTACCTGTAACAGACATTTCTTCTTCGAACTTTTCTTCTAAGTCTTGCGGGTGTGAATCTTCTGCGCCATGCATCCAATCGACTAGTTTGTCACTTAACAGCCATAACATTATACCAGCCAAAAATGCCATAATTGCAACACCAGAAAAGGCTTGTAATGGACCAGTTTCACCAACCATTTGACCAACCCATGCAGCTAAGTAGTTACCAACACCTGAGAAGAAGAACCACATACCCATTAATAATGAAGTATATTTTAGAGGTGCTAGCTTAGTTACCATTGAAAGACCGATTGGCGATAAACATAACTCACCCATAGTATGGAATAAATAAGCTAATACTAACCAAATAACGTGTGCTTTAGCACCGTCAACATCACCAATTTGTAATGCAGCCATTACCATTGAGATAAAACCAAGGCCTAAGAAAAACATACCCATGGCAAATTTCTTCGGCGAATTTGGTTCGGCAGCGCCCATTTTTAACCACATAGCTGCAAATATTGGCGCTAATATAATTACAAAAATAGGGTTTACTGTTTGTAACCATGATGCTGGCATTTCCCAACCAAAAAATACTAAATCAGTTTTATATTTAGCAAAAAGGTTCATTGAACCTGCAGCTTGCTCGAAACCTAACCAGAAAATAATGGTGAAAAACGACATAATTAAGATAACTTTAACACGGTCACGCTCTTCTGACGTTAGTGGCGCATTTGATGCAGCAGTTTTACCTGTAGTTTGTTTAGCAGATGGTTCAACACCAACATTACCTAAGTACTTACTCGAAAGAGCGAGTTGTAATAGTACACCAACAAGCATACCAACACCGGCAACTAGGAAACCATATTGGTAATTAACTTTCTCACCGATAGTACCAACAACTAAGTAACCTAAGATAGAACCTAAGTTGATACCCATGTAGAAGATAGTAAACGCGGCATCACGACGCTTATCGCCTTCTTCATATAAATCACCAACCATAGTAGAGATGTTTGGCTTGAAGAAACCGTTACCAACAATAAGGAATACAAGACCTATCCATAAAAAAGGCACTTCCATACCAGAAATAAAGCTGTGCGGCGTACCTAGGAAAAATTGACCTACCATCATTAATAAGCCACCAACAATGATTGACTTACGTTGGCCCCAAACATTATCGGCCATCCAACCACCTAGTACAGGGGTCACATAAACGAAGAATGCATAGATACCTAAAATACCAAGTGCTTTAGATTGAATTGCTGTGTTGAAAAGCTTTTCGGCATCAGCCGCCGTTGGGTCGATACCAAAGTAGGCCATATCCCAGCCAAAACTGCCGGCAAACGCTACCAAGTAAAGTACAAAAATACCACGCATACCGTAGTAACTCATACGTTCCCACATTTCGGTACCAAAAAGTAAGAACAAACCTTTCGGGTGACCAAACATACTGCCCGCATTAGGCCCCATATTCGAATTAGACATTTAACTTCCTATATAACTTCTTATAATTTTAAAAACACAATGGTTATACCTACCGGAAAAAGTAAATGCAAGAGAAGTTAGTCAAACTGTAACAATTCGTATAAAGTTTTCTGTAAACATTTAAATGTATATTTGTACAATTAATGAAATTTTTAGTAATGAAATGATTTAAAATTATAAGTTTATTGAAAATTGCTTACACAAAAATTACAAATTAATATCTATTTCCTCTTTAATGTTGAGTTGAAATTATCTATAATTCCGCCCAATTAATGCTGTTTACTTAAATTTATGTATATTCAGCAAAAATATAAATCCCTGCTATTATTTATTCGACCTTAAAAAATGAATGTAGATTTAATTTTAAAGTTTTAGTAAATTAAAATAATAATAAATGGATTTATTTAAAATCCAGTGGAGCAGATTTATCTTTGGTATCAGTTACAGCTTAAATGTGAGAATGAAAACTAGTGTTTGATTTCTCAGTATTAATATATCCAGCTTGTACAGCCTTTCTTTTTGCTTTTGTAGCAATCAAAGTTATCAAACCTTTAGCTCTAGAATTCGGTTTAGTTGACACCCCAACAGCAAGAAAATTACACAACGGTAATGTTCCTCTTATTGGCGGTATATCAATTTTTTTAGCTGTTTTAGTTGCAACAACTATTTGGTTACCTAATACTCAAGAACTTCGCTTGTACCTTATTGCATCCGCTATGATGGTATTTATTGGTGCAGTAGATGATAAATACGATTTAAGCGTAGGTGTTCGCTTAGTTGGCCAGCTAATAATCGCCAGTTTAATGATTTACGGTGTTGGTGCATATATCCACGATTTGGGTAATGTATTCGCGTTAGGTGAAATTGATTTAGGTTGGCTGGGCATTCCGTTCACTTACTTTGCCATAATTGTTGCAATTAATGCTTTTAATATGATTGACGGCATAGATGGCCTTGTCGGTTCTTTAAGCATTAATACCTTTGCAGGCATTTCTGTTCTCTTTATCTACCAAGGGCATGAAGGTTATATTAGTTATGCTCTTATTCTTGCCACTGCTATTTTTCCCTATTTATTATTTAACCTAGGCATTCCTGAAGGCAAGAGCAGAAAAATATTTATGGGTGACGCGGGCTCTATGTTTATTGGTTTAAGCGTAGTTTGGTTGTTGTCAGAAGGATCACAAGGAGAGCTTCGCTCATTTAATGCTGTTACCGCATTATACTTAACGGCTATCCCGTTAATGGATATGTTGGCTATTGTTATTCGTCGCGTTAAAAAAGGTGTTTCACCGCTTAAGCCCGACCGAGATCATATCCACCACATACTATTACGCTTGGGGTATAATCAACGTCAAACTTTAATAATTATATCTTTTATCGCCGCTATTTTGAGCGCTGTTGGTATACTAGGTGAAATTTATTTAGTCCCAGAAAGCTTAATGTTTGCGCTGTTTTTAGCCATATTTGCTATTTATCATGGTGTGTTTAGAAGTACCAAAGCGTTAAATTACTTTATCAAAGTACCCAAATAATATTTCTTTATGTAAAACATTCTGTTAAGAATACTTTAGGATGGAAGATTTTTGCATTCTCATATACAATAAAGTATTACTCAAATAATCCAAAACTATTATTTTTAATTAAAATTATAAAAACATGAAAACTTTTTTTGCTGCACTTTTTCCTGCAAGTTTCTGTTTGCTAACAGCTTGTGTTTCACCTCCACCTGAAGTTACTGCGCAAGTACCATTAATTTCTAAATCAACATTAAGTTACTCTTCAGCTGAGGTATTACCTGAAGATTTATGGGCAAGTTTAAATAATGCTTATCAGGGCAACTCAATAAATTCTGATTACGGTTCAATAAATGTTGAGAATACTTATGTTTCAGCAATGGGACATTGGTGTATTGCTTTCAGCTTAGTTAAAAATGATGGCAATAAAACATTAAATCCACAAAGCAAGTATTACGGACAGGATCGCAGAGCGTGTAAAAGTGATAGTACTTGGTTTTTTATATCGCCACTGATGACCGATTATAATGGAGTGGTAAATGACTAATTTATTACTCAACACAATACCGTCTTATAGCATCTTAGGTTTTTCTGGCGAACGCCGCTATCTTGCATTATTGCCATTCTCGCGTATGCGGGAATCCATAACTTCGAAAATTAATGAAGAGGCCAAATAATGAAACCAACATTTAAAATCATTATTACAGTTCTTCTAACAATGTTATCACTTGCACCGTCGGCAAATGCAGCGCTGCCTAAGTCGGCCAAAATGGATGCGGCTAATCAAGCATTAGCTGGCAGCATGACCCCGAACCAAGCTTTAACACAACTTGATAGCACAGCAGCAATGACTCCAGATGTTACTGCTTTGAGTCAAGGTGAGTACACTCAAGTATATCGCTCTGGTACTATGCTGCCTGGTGAATACCCAATAGAGCAATTATTACCTACGGTAGAAGCCGGGTTACCAGCACCATATGGTGCGAATATTTTTGCTGGTGGTTATGAAACCGAACGAGTTGAAGGAACAAATGATGATTATTTAATTGCTCCAGGTGATAAAATCTCTATCTGGTTATGGGGCGCTATCAACTTTGCCGATGTTACTACCGTAGATAATCAAGGCAATATTTTCATTCCTGAGATCGGCCCGATACAAGTTCAAAACGTACCGGCAAGCAAAATAAATCAATTAGTAACTACGAAGCTAAGATCTATTTATAAGCAAAGTGTGCAGATTTACGTTAATTTATTAACCGCAACACCTGTCAGTGTGTATATTTCGGGACCTGTTATACGGCCTGGACAATATGCGGGAATGGCTTCTGATTCCGTTTTATATTTTCTTAAACGCGCAGGTGGTATTGATGCTGAACGTGGCAGCTATCGAAAAATACAAGTCATA of Thalassotalea fonticola contains these proteins:
- a CDS encoding phosphatidylglycerophosphatase A family protein; the encoded protein is MTKKSASELFNIKNPVHFLALGFGSGLSPKAPGTMGTLAAIPLYLLCSQLSLNAFIAITIFISIIGIWICDKASKDAGVHDHGAIVWDEIAGFFITMIAVPATWQSIIVGFIFFRILDIAKPWPISIADKKVGGGFGIMLDDIIAGILACVLMHSVF
- a CDS encoding peptide MFS transporter — protein: MSNSNMGPNAGSMFGHPKGLFLLFGTEMWERMSYYGMRGIFVLYLVAFAGSFGWDMAYFGIDPTAADAEKLFNTAIQSKALGILGIYAFFVYVTPVLGGWMADNVWGQRKSIIVGGLLMMVGQFFLGTPHSFISGMEVPFLWIGLVFLIVGNGFFKPNISTMVGDLYEEGDKRRDAAFTIFYMGINLGSILGYLVVGTIGEKVNYQYGFLVAGVGMLVGVLLQLALSSKYLGNVGVEPSAKQTTGKTAASNAPLTSEERDRVKVILIMSFFTIIFWLGFEQAAGSMNLFAKYKTDLVFFGWEMPASWLQTVNPIFVIILAPIFAAMWLKMGAAEPNSPKKFAMGMFFLGLGFISMVMAALQIGDVDGAKAHVIWLVLAYLFHTMGELCLSPIGLSMVTKLAPLKYTSLLMGMWFFFSGVGNYLAAWVGQMVGETGPLQAFSGVAIMAFLAGIMLWLLSDKLVDWMHGAEDSHPQDLEEKFEEEMSVTGTHEGISEKH
- the wecA gene encoding UDP-N-acetylglucosamine--undecaprenyl-phosphate N-acetylglucosaminephosphotransferase — encoded protein: MFDFSVLIYPACTAFLFAFVAIKVIKPLALEFGLVDTPTARKLHNGNVPLIGGISIFLAVLVATTIWLPNTQELRLYLIASAMMVFIGAVDDKYDLSVGVRLVGQLIIASLMIYGVGAYIHDLGNVFALGEIDLGWLGIPFTYFAIIVAINAFNMIDGIDGLVGSLSINTFAGISVLFIYQGHEGYISYALILATAIFPYLLFNLGIPEGKSRKIFMGDAGSMFIGLSVVWLLSEGSQGELRSFNAVTALYLTAIPLMDMLAIVIRRVKKGVSPLKPDRDHIHHILLRLGYNQRQTLIIISFIAAILSAVGILGEIYLVPESLMFALFLAIFAIYHGVFRSTKALNYFIKVPK